In Ilumatobacter fluminis, the following proteins share a genomic window:
- a CDS encoding MBL fold metallo-hydrolase, with amino-acid sequence MGNREIRLDEVADGCLAYLQGDGGWGWSNAGLVVGDGASLLVDTLFDSALTRSMLDTMADHVRSAPIGTVVNTHANGDHCYGNSVVADTATIVASSAAASEMEDVPPALLAALNNDPGAAGDLFRSFFGEFDFDGIEMRLPDRTFDGRLELDVGGRSVELIEVGPAHTAGDTIVVVPDAKTVYTGDILFIGGTPIVWAGPLSNWIAACDLMLGMDVDTVVPGHGPVTDEAGVTAVRDYLSFVERGAGERHAAGMDAFDAARDLAVAIGAREDFSSLGEFGRIAVNVEAVYRELDPDHSTPDVVEQFRRMAAIEAAGHTT; translated from the coding sequence ATGGGGAATCGGGAGATCCGGTTGGACGAGGTGGCCGACGGTTGTCTGGCGTATCTGCAGGGTGATGGCGGTTGGGGATGGAGCAACGCCGGGCTGGTGGTGGGCGACGGTGCCTCGCTGCTCGTCGACACCCTGTTCGACTCGGCGTTGACCCGATCGATGCTCGACACGATGGCCGACCACGTCCGCTCGGCGCCGATCGGCACGGTCGTGAACACCCACGCCAACGGCGACCACTGCTACGGCAACTCGGTGGTCGCCGATACCGCGACGATCGTCGCGTCATCGGCAGCGGCGAGCGAGATGGAGGACGTGCCGCCGGCGCTGCTCGCCGCGTTGAACAACGACCCGGGTGCCGCCGGCGATCTGTTCCGATCGTTCTTCGGTGAGTTCGACTTCGACGGCATCGAGATGCGGTTGCCCGACCGCACCTTCGACGGTCGCCTCGAACTCGACGTCGGGGGCCGATCGGTCGAGTTGATCGAGGTCGGTCCGGCGCACACGGCGGGCGACACGATCGTCGTCGTGCCCGACGCCAAGACCGTCTACACCGGCGACATCCTCTTCATCGGCGGCACGCCCATCGTCTGGGCAGGGCCGTTGTCGAACTGGATCGCCGCATGCGACCTGATGCTGGGAATGGACGTCGACACCGTCGTCCCCGGCCACGGCCCGGTCACCGACGAGGCGGGCGTCACCGCCGTGCGCGACTACCTGAGCTTCGTCGAGCGAGGGGCCGGCGAGCGGCACGCGGCGGGCATGGATGCCTTCGACGCCGCACGAGATCTCGCCGTCGCGATCGGTGCGCGGGAGGACTTCTCGTCGCTCGGTGAGTTCGGTCGAATCGCCGTCAACGTCGAGGCGGTCTACCGTGAACTCGACCCCGACCACTCGACGCCCGACGTCGTCGAACAGTTCCGCCGCATGGCCGCCATCGAAGCCGCGGGTCACACCACCTGA
- a CDS encoding Fpg/Nei family DNA glycosylase — protein sequence MPEGLEAEIYRRSADHVVARRVARVEVDDHQAMAAELVRELPGRTVEATRRRGKHVLLDLDDGRSLALHFGMTGRLIVDGVSAIDRLEYASGRDDPAWNRLVVTFDDATTLRVNDPRRWAVFTLDPDLARLGPDFLTLDVDDLVVRLGRRRAAVKTILLDQSVVAGFGNMCVDEVLWQSGISPAAPANSLDRARLEAFVAACGEHLPAMLERGGSHTGTLDPEARSAVPPCPRDGAPMRRDTIGGRTTIWCPVHQTG from the coding sequence ATGCCGGAAGGTCTCGAGGCCGAGATCTACCGACGCAGCGCCGACCACGTCGTCGCCCGACGGGTCGCCCGGGTCGAGGTGGACGATCATCAGGCGATGGCGGCCGAACTCGTTCGCGAGTTGCCGGGCCGAACGGTCGAGGCCACCCGTCGGCGGGGCAAGCACGTGCTGCTCGATCTCGACGATGGCCGTTCACTCGCCTTGCACTTCGGGATGACGGGCCGGCTGATCGTCGACGGGGTGTCGGCCATCGACCGTCTCGAGTACGCCAGCGGCCGCGACGACCCGGCCTGGAACCGGCTCGTCGTCACGTTCGACGACGCCACGACGTTGCGCGTCAACGACCCGCGACGATGGGCGGTGTTCACCCTCGACCCCGATCTCGCTCGTCTCGGCCCGGACTTCCTGACGCTCGACGTCGACGATCTCGTCGTCCGACTGGGTCGTCGCCGGGCCGCCGTCAAGACGATCCTCCTCGACCAGTCGGTGGTGGCCGGCTTCGGCAACATGTGCGTCGACGAGGTGTTGTGGCAGTCGGGCATCTCCCCGGCTGCGCCGGCGAACTCCCTCGATCGCGCACGTCTGGAGGCGTTCGTCGCGGCGTGCGGCGAGCACCTCCCGGCGATGCTCGAACGCGGCGGGAGCCACACCGGAACGCTCGACCCGGAGGCGCGATCGGCCGTCCCGCCGTGCCCACGCGACGGTGCGCCCATGCGTCGCGACACCATCGGTGGTCGTACCACGATCTGGTGTCCTGTGCATCAGACCGGGTGA
- a CDS encoding SURF1 family protein — translation MYRFLLRPKWIAFHLVVVFGIVLMINLGFWQLRRLDERQEFNATVEARYDVAAAPLDEVLTPTTDPDDVEWRQVTVSGTYLPEGAFSVVNRSQNGAAGVNVAVPMRLDDGRILIVNRGFVPLVSGDAPPVPGIDVDLVGRLRETEVRRTGQLSDPADGVLTEAQRIDLDRLAAQLDGDVVPMYVDLIESTPPEPDGPPFPIAPPELSEGNHLSYAFQWFIFSIAVAVGWVLAVRHSVRSRREEQSAAAPDADSDEPAPTEPADQPA, via the coding sequence ATGTACCGATTCCTGCTGCGCCCGAAGTGGATTGCGTTCCACCTCGTCGTGGTGTTCGGCATCGTGCTCATGATCAACCTCGGCTTCTGGCAGCTCCGACGGCTCGACGAGCGCCAGGAGTTCAACGCGACGGTCGAGGCTCGGTACGACGTGGCGGCCGCACCGCTCGACGAGGTGCTGACGCCGACCACCGACCCCGACGACGTGGAGTGGCGTCAGGTCACCGTCTCGGGGACCTACCTGCCGGAGGGGGCGTTCAGCGTCGTCAACCGTTCGCAGAACGGCGCCGCCGGGGTGAACGTCGCCGTGCCGATGCGACTCGACGACGGCAGGATCCTGATCGTGAACCGGGGCTTCGTGCCGCTCGTGTCGGGCGACGCTCCGCCGGTGCCGGGCATCGATGTCGACCTGGTCGGGCGGCTGCGCGAAACCGAAGTGCGACGCACCGGTCAGCTGAGCGACCCGGCCGACGGCGTGCTGACCGAGGCGCAGCGGATCGATCTCGACCGGCTGGCGGCCCAGCTTGACGGTGACGTGGTCCCGATGTACGTCGACCTCATCGAGTCGACCCCGCCCGAACCGGACGGGCCGCCGTTCCCGATCGCACCACCGGAGCTGTCGGAGGGCAACCACCTCTCGTACGCGTTCCAGTGGTTCATCTTCTCGATCGCCGTCGCGGTCGGCTGGGTCCTGGCCGTGCGCCACTCCGTGCGAAGCCGTCGGGAGGAACAGAGCGCCGCGGCTCCCGACGCCGACTCGGACGAACCGGCTCCCACCGAACCCGCCGACCAACCCGCCTGA
- a CDS encoding alpha/beta fold hydrolase gives MPSTVVRNCHLDYRLTGDGPDVVWGHGLTSSMDEEDQLALVDWSTAGAGHRVLRYDARGHGGSDSTTEPTDYSWESLAHDQLALADAVGIDRYVAAGASMGAATALHAALIAPDRVRALVLVIPPTGWETRAAQTGLYAAMADLVEAERHAELLAASADVPPPDPVADEPLWTERFERKLAETDPVRLARVFRGAGTADLPLADAIATIDVPVLILAWTGDATHPLTTAARLQELMPQSELVVATTRAGLDTWSSRTATFLSSLTSKA, from the coding sequence ATGCCGAGCACCGTCGTCCGGAACTGCCACCTCGACTACCGCCTGACCGGCGATGGCCCCGACGTGGTGTGGGGACACGGTCTCACCTCGTCGATGGACGAGGAGGATCAACTCGCCCTCGTCGACTGGTCGACGGCCGGCGCCGGGCATCGCGTGCTCCGCTACGACGCCCGTGGTCACGGCGGGAGCGACTCGACCACCGAACCCACCGACTACTCGTGGGAGTCCCTCGCGCACGACCAGCTCGCTCTCGCCGACGCCGTCGGCATCGACCGCTACGTGGCGGCCGGTGCCTCGATGGGCGCCGCGACCGCCCTGCATGCCGCCCTGATCGCTCCCGACCGGGTTCGTGCACTGGTGTTGGTCATCCCACCGACGGGGTGGGAGACCCGAGCTGCGCAGACCGGGTTGTACGCCGCGATGGCCGATCTGGTGGAGGCGGAGCGGCACGCCGAGTTGCTGGCCGCGTCGGCCGATGTGCCGCCACCCGACCCCGTCGCCGACGAGCCGCTCTGGACCGAGCGCTTCGAGCGCAAGCTCGCCGAGACCGATCCCGTCCGCCTGGCCCGCGTCTTCCGCGGTGCGGGGACGGCCGATCTGCCACTCGCTGACGCGATCGCGACGATCGACGTACCGGTGCTGATCCTCGCCTGGACCGGTGACGCCACCCATCCGCTCACCACCGCCGCCCGCCTGCAGGAACTCATGCCCCAGAGCGAGCTGGTCGTCGCCACGACCAGAGCCGGCCTCGACACCTGGTCGTCCCGAACCGCCACCTTCCTCTCCTCCCTCACCTCGAAGGCGTGA
- a CDS encoding thiol-disulfide oxidoreductase DCC family protein: MIAGRPLLVFDGDCAFCTTWARRGQRWLGLEHVEPWQFLDLDELGLTQDECEQAVQWVTDDGDHCAAEFAVIASLRHAGGVWAVLGSVMALPGIRQLAGVVYRLVAKYRHKLPGGTPACSLPRVDPD, encoded by the coding sequence ATGATCGCCGGCCGCCCCCTCCTCGTGTTCGACGGCGACTGCGCGTTCTGCACGACCTGGGCCCGCCGTGGCCAGCGCTGGCTCGGACTCGAGCACGTGGAGCCGTGGCAGTTCCTCGACCTCGACGAGCTCGGCCTGACCCAGGACGAGTGCGAACAGGCCGTGCAGTGGGTGACCGACGACGGTGACCATTGCGCTGCCGAGTTCGCCGTCATCGCCTCGCTGCGCCACGCCGGTGGGGTGTGGGCGGTGCTCGGTTCGGTGATGGCACTGCCGGGCATCCGGCAGCTCGCCGGCGTCGTCTACCGACTCGTCGCGAAGTACCGGCACAAGCTGCCGGGCGGCACCCCGGCCTGCAGCCTGCCCCGCGTCGATCCCGACTGA
- a CDS encoding DUF4262 domain-containing protein, translating into MELPDFHIPHAEKIEWMIETDGWALEPVSPRADTDPPLPAYAYTIGLPALLGFPELVVFGLTPVTSRGLIGLVVDAVRGGTEIPLEVELVGLLENELRCAFAPVDIDTHGAFFETARSWYRGGEFSMLQMIYPDRNGFMPYETGYEQRMRLAQPVVGTFGSS; encoded by the coding sequence ATGGAGCTGCCCGACTTCCACATCCCGCACGCGGAGAAGATCGAGTGGATGATCGAGACCGACGGGTGGGCGCTCGAGCCGGTGTCGCCACGCGCCGACACCGACCCGCCGCTCCCCGCCTACGCCTACACGATCGGGCTCCCGGCCCTGCTCGGGTTCCCCGAGCTGGTCGTGTTCGGGCTGACGCCGGTCACGAGCCGTGGGCTGATCGGGCTCGTCGTCGACGCCGTCCGCGGCGGTACCGAGATCCCACTCGAGGTCGAACTCGTCGGCCTGCTCGAGAACGAGCTGCGGTGTGCCTTCGCCCCGGTCGACATCGACACACACGGCGCCTTCTTCGAGACCGCCCGCTCCTGGTACCGGGGTGGCGAGTTCTCGATGCTGCAGATGATCTACCCGGACCGCAACGGCTTCATGCCGTACGAGACCGGGTACGAGCAGCGCATGCGTCTCGCCCAGCCCGTCGTCGGCACCTTCGGTTCGTCATGA
- the metX gene encoding homoserine O-acetyltransferase MetX yields the protein MSTTPPPVSGAWSTDDPVGDRRFHTFATEHPFAVENGSVLRDVTVAYETWGELNDDASNAILVCHAWTGDSHAAGRSKPGHPAPGWWDDVIGPGKYIDTDRWFVVCPNVLGGCQGSTGPASPHPDDGRPYGSRFPVVTIRDMVRAQWHLMRHLGIDQWASVVGGSMGGMQVLEWAIMYPSRVRSLVPIASCMEASAQQIAWGVIGRRAIRLDPRWRGGDYYDAEPGDGPTEGLAIARQVAQVTFRSDNAFTQRFGRSLTDRAKIGDTFGLWQEFEVERYLQYHGDKLVNRFDANSYLIIGKAMDLHDVGRGRGGVERAMRRITVPNLTIGIDSDVLYPEYQQREMCSMLSLNGVANEYVQIESTHGHDAFLIHFDRVGEPIAKFLDQVDRNG from the coding sequence ATGAGCACGACGCCACCCCCGGTCTCCGGTGCCTGGAGCACCGACGACCCGGTCGGCGACCGTCGGTTCCACACCTTCGCGACCGAGCATCCGTTCGCGGTCGAGAACGGGTCGGTCCTCCGGGACGTCACGGTTGCCTACGAGACGTGGGGGGAGCTGAACGACGACGCCTCGAATGCGATCCTCGTCTGCCACGCCTGGACCGGCGACAGCCACGCCGCCGGCCGCTCCAAGCCGGGCCACCCGGCGCCGGGATGGTGGGACGACGTGATCGGTCCCGGCAAGTACATCGACACCGACCGCTGGTTCGTCGTCTGTCCGAACGTGCTCGGGGGCTGCCAGGGGTCGACGGGGCCGGCCTCGCCGCACCCCGACGACGGCCGACCGTACGGATCCCGCTTTCCCGTCGTCACCATCCGCGACATGGTCCGCGCCCAGTGGCACCTCATGCGTCACCTCGGCATCGACCAGTGGGCCTCGGTCGTCGGCGGCTCGATGGGCGGCATGCAGGTACTCGAGTGGGCGATCATGTACCCGTCCCGGGTGCGTTCGCTCGTCCCGATCGCGAGCTGCATGGAGGCCAGCGCCCAGCAGATCGCGTGGGGCGTCATCGGCCGACGGGCGATCCGCCTCGATCCGCGTTGGCGCGGCGGCGACTACTACGACGCCGAACCGGGTGACGGTCCGACCGAGGGGTTGGCGATCGCTCGACAGGTCGCCCAGGTCACGTTCCGGAGTGACAACGCCTTCACCCAGCGGTTCGGTCGGTCGCTCACCGATCGGGCCAAGATCGGCGACACCTTCGGGCTCTGGCAGGAATTCGAGGTCGAGCGGTACCTGCAGTATCACGGCGACAAGCTCGTCAACCGGTTCGACGCGAACAGCTACTTGATCATCGGCAAGGCGATGGACCTCCACGACGTCGGCCGCGGCCGCGGCGGCGTCGAGCGGGCGATGCGTCGCATCACCGTGCCGAACCTCACGATCGGGATCGACAGCGACGTGCTCTATCCCGAGTACCAACAGCGCGAGATGTGCTCGATGCTGAGCCTGAACGGTGTCGCGAACGAGTACGTGCAGATCGAGTCGACGCACGGCCACGACGCATTCCTGATCCACTTCGACCGGGTCGGTGAGCCGATCGCGAAGTTCCTCGATCAGGTCGACCGGAACGGCTGA
- a CDS encoding alpha/beta fold hydrolase — translation MPTTHGHAVNGDCTIYFERFGSPDDPTLLLVNGLGSQCVNYEEAWCERFAAEGYQVIRFDNRDVGLSTHFTDAPVGDDGAAYSLRDMAADAIAVLDAVGVERAHVMGLSMGGMIVQQLAIHHRDRLLTITSVMSRTGEREYGQSTPEAFALLTAPPVTERDDVLDRAVASLHVWGSPAFRDEERARAQAARAYERAFDPAGVGRQYFAVVAAGSWADELAGVTTPTLVLHGSADTLIDISGGRRTAELIPGARFVEIEGMGHDYPPEFWQRWIDEWTSFVAASTPT, via the coding sequence ATGCCAACGACGCACGGACACGCGGTGAACGGTGACTGCACGATCTACTTCGAGCGGTTCGGGTCGCCCGACGATCCGACGCTGTTGCTCGTGAACGGTCTCGGATCGCAGTGCGTCAACTACGAAGAGGCGTGGTGCGAGCGCTTCGCCGCCGAGGGCTATCAGGTGATCCGATTCGACAACCGTGATGTCGGTCTGTCGACACACTTCACCGACGCACCGGTCGGCGACGACGGTGCGGCCTATTCGCTGCGCGACATGGCGGCCGATGCGATCGCCGTGCTCGACGCCGTCGGCGTCGAGCGAGCTCACGTGATGGGCTTGTCGATGGGCGGCATGATCGTCCAGCAGTTGGCGATCCACCATCGCGACCGTCTGCTGACGATCACCTCGGTGATGTCGCGGACCGGCGAGCGCGAGTACGGCCAGTCGACACCGGAAGCGTTCGCCCTGCTGACCGCTCCCCCGGTGACCGAACGCGACGACGTGCTCGACCGAGCGGTCGCGTCGCTCCACGTGTGGGGCAGCCCGGCCTTCCGTGACGAGGAGCGGGCCCGGGCGCAGGCGGCGCGCGCCTACGAGCGCGCCTTCGACCCCGCCGGAGTCGGACGTCAGTACTTCGCCGTCGTCGCTGCGGGTTCGTGGGCCGACGAACTGGCCGGGGTGACGACGCCAACGCTCGTCCTCCACGGCTCCGCCGACACCCTGATCGACATCAGCGGTGGCCGCCGCACGGCCGAGCTGATCCCCGGCGCCCGCTTCGTCGAGATCGAGGGCATGGGCCACGACTATCCGCCCGAGTTCTGGCAACGCTGGATCGACGAATGGACCTCCTTCGTCGCCGCCTCCACCCCCACCTGA
- the pdxA gene encoding 4-hydroxythreonine-4-phosphate dehydrogenase PdxA — protein MTVPYAITMGDASGVGPELVLRRAADGALLGDDVVVVGDASILRAGLELLSLDAPLRLVDRPSHVASGTLDVIDVGALSAEQHRPGELDRAAGAAALDYVARATDLALAGEVQAIVTMPMNKEATQLSTPSFVGHTEFIAHRCGAESVTMMLTAEHEHGTLAVTHVSTHCSLQDAIERTRTARVLDVIRLTHDSLRGYLDQPRIAVCGLNPHAGEHGLFGSEDADEIAPAIAAAQADGVDATGPHPADTVFFQAVHRGRYDAIVVMYHDQGHAPMKLLAFDTGVNVTLGLPIVRTSVDHGTAFDIAWKGEAFTDSLDHALAAARRLAPV, from the coding sequence ATGACGGTTCCGTACGCGATCACGATGGGCGACGCGTCGGGCGTCGGACCGGAGCTCGTCCTGCGTCGAGCCGCTGACGGCGCGTTGCTCGGCGACGACGTCGTCGTGGTCGGCGACGCGTCGATCCTCCGTGCCGGACTCGAACTCCTGAGTTTGGACGCGCCCCTTCGGCTCGTCGACCGCCCGTCGCACGTCGCCTCGGGCACGCTCGACGTGATCGACGTCGGCGCCCTGTCGGCTGAGCAGCACCGGCCGGGCGAACTCGATCGTGCGGCCGGTGCCGCGGCGCTCGACTACGTGGCCCGGGCGACCGACCTGGCGCTGGCCGGTGAGGTGCAGGCGATCGTGACGATGCCGATGAACAAGGAGGCCACCCAGCTCTCGACGCCGTCGTTCGTCGGCCACACCGAGTTCATCGCCCATCGATGCGGCGCTGAGTCCGTCACGATGATGCTCACCGCCGAACACGAACACGGCACGCTCGCGGTCACCCACGTCTCGACCCACTGCTCGCTGCAGGATGCGATCGAACGCACCCGGACCGCCCGAGTGCTCGACGTCATCCGCCTCACCCACGACTCGTTGCGGGGCTACCTCGACCAGCCGAGGATCGCCGTGTGCGGCCTGAACCCGCACGCCGGCGAGCACGGTCTGTTCGGAAGCGAGGACGCCGACGAGATCGCCCCGGCGATCGCAGCCGCACAGGCCGACGGCGTCGACGCCACCGGACCGCACCCCGCCGACACCGTCTTCTTCCAGGCCGTGCATCGCGGCCGATACGACGCGATCGTCGTGATGTACCACGACCAGGGCCACGCGCCGATGAAGCTGCTCGCCTTCGACACGGGTGTGAACGTCACGCTCGGTCTGCCGATCGTGCGCACGTCGGTCGACCACGGCACGGCGTTCGACATCGCGTGGAAGGGCGAGGCGTTCACCGACTCACTCGACCACGCCCTCGCAGCGGCCCGACGTCTCGCGCCGGTCTGA
- a CDS encoding four-carbon acid sugar kinase family protein, which translates to MELLVAADDRTGAFESAAVLADHGTGPVAVTAWPRTSASERPIGVLDLGSRHLSPADAADRVDVLPDATFHAHKIDSTLRGNWPTELAARARTKPVLLVPSLPSLGRTCEGGVVLELGRPVHEGNAATDVRRAVRTSRPVEALLQAGEHDASEVTVRDGLDAWLAAPHGVAVVDAVDDDEIDEIVARWTEHAADVVLAGTSAAVGAAAAVVAHDDDTLDVPPVDGSVLVVCGSVHPASRRQIDFAERRGIPVSSIADDIAARQLQREGTLVIATEIPVGDVDEPMAVAAASALARGVHDIRRHVELGAIVILGGDTATAVIGDADVEVLGSLGPGEAWVDAAGFDAPIVTRSGGFGADHALVDLLDRLRRP; encoded by the coding sequence GTGGAACTCCTCGTCGCCGCTGATGATCGCACCGGAGCATTCGAGAGCGCAGCCGTGCTCGCCGACCACGGCACCGGACCGGTCGCCGTCACCGCGTGGCCGCGCACCTCGGCGTCGGAGCGTCCGATCGGGGTGCTCGATCTGGGGAGCAGGCACTTGAGCCCGGCCGACGCCGCCGATCGGGTCGACGTCCTGCCCGATGCCACGTTCCACGCCCACAAGATCGACTCGACGCTCCGCGGCAACTGGCCGACCGAACTGGCCGCCCGAGCCCGCACCAAACCGGTGCTGCTCGTCCCGTCACTGCCGTCGCTCGGTCGAACCTGCGAGGGAGGGGTCGTGCTCGAACTCGGACGACCCGTACACGAAGGCAACGCCGCCACCGACGTCCGACGCGCCGTCCGAACCTCGCGGCCAGTCGAAGCGTTGCTGCAGGCGGGGGAACACGACGCCAGCGAGGTCACCGTTCGCGACGGGCTCGACGCCTGGCTGGCGGCGCCGCACGGCGTCGCGGTCGTCGACGCCGTCGACGACGACGAGATCGACGAGATCGTCGCCCGGTGGACCGAGCACGCCGCCGACGTCGTCCTCGCCGGTACGTCCGCCGCGGTCGGTGCCGCGGCTGCCGTCGTCGCCCACGACGACGACACGCTCGACGTGCCACCGGTCGACGGGTCGGTCCTGGTCGTCTGCGGCAGCGTCCACCCGGCCTCCCGCCGCCAGATCGACTTCGCCGAGCGGCGGGGCATCCCGGTCAGCTCGATCGCCGACGACATCGCCGCCCGCCAGCTGCAACGTGAGGGGACGCTCGTGATCGCGACCGAGATCCCCGTCGGCGACGTCGACGAACCGATGGCCGTCGCCGCAGCGAGCGCGCTCGCCCGCGGCGTGCACGACATCCGACGCCACGTCGAACTCGGTGCGATCGTCATCCTCGGCGGGGACACCGCCACCGCCGTCATCGGCGACGCCGACGTCGAGGTGCTCGGCTCGCTCGGTCCGGGCGAGGCGTGGGTCGACGCCGCGGGATTCGATGCGCCGATCGTCACCCGGTCCGGGGGCTTCGGCGCCGACCATGCCCTCGTCGACCTGCTCGACCGCCTCCGACGGCCATGA
- a CDS encoding saccharopine dehydrogenase family protein yields MRVLVVGSGGVGSAFVAIASHRAAYEHITVADIDIGKAEAAVETAVDVDDGRVKAAFVDASDEDSVADLARRCRADVILNACDPRFNPPIFQGAFAAGCHYVDMAMHMSEPHPSDPYNKTGRRLGDAQFAQHPVWKNRGLMALVGMGVEPGFSDVAARYAADHLFSRIDEIGVRDGADLVVDGYDFAPTFSIWTTIEECLNPPVVYERDRGWFTTEPFSEPEVFTFPEGIGPLQCVNVEHEEVILIPRWIDVQRVTFKYGLGEDFINVLKTLKKLDLVSTEPVEVRGVKVSPRDVVAAALPDPAELGERMHGRTCAGTWVKGLDNDGAEREIYLYHVVDNAWSMKEFGHQAVVWQTAVMPAVAIELMATGVWNAIGVVGPEALPPDPFLDLLDQHGVEWEWTEYRDRAPAPESDSGAA; encoded by the coding sequence ATGCGTGTTCTCGTCGTTGGCTCCGGAGGGGTCGGTTCGGCGTTCGTCGCCATCGCATCACACCGTGCGGCGTACGAACACATCACGGTGGCCGACATCGACATCGGGAAGGCGGAAGCGGCGGTCGAGACCGCCGTCGACGTGGACGACGGCCGAGTCAAGGCGGCGTTCGTCGACGCGTCCGACGAGGACTCGGTCGCCGATCTCGCACGACGGTGCCGTGCCGACGTCATTCTCAACGCGTGCGATCCGCGGTTCAATCCGCCGATCTTCCAGGGCGCCTTCGCGGCGGGGTGCCACTACGTCGACATGGCGATGCACATGTCCGAACCGCATCCGAGCGATCCGTACAACAAGACGGGGCGCCGGCTCGGCGACGCCCAGTTCGCCCAGCACCCAGTGTGGAAAAACCGTGGGCTGATGGCACTCGTCGGCATGGGCGTCGAGCCCGGCTTCTCCGACGTCGCGGCCCGCTACGCCGCCGACCACCTGTTCTCCCGCATCGACGAGATCGGGGTCCGTGACGGCGCCGACCTCGTCGTCGACGGGTACGACTTCGCACCGACGTTCTCGATCTGGACGACGATCGAGGAGTGTCTCAATCCGCCGGTCGTCTACGAGCGCGATCGCGGCTGGTTCACGACGGAGCCCTTCAGCGAGCCGGAGGTGTTCACGTTCCCGGAAGGCATCGGTCCGCTCCAGTGCGTCAACGTCGAGCACGAGGAGGTCATCCTCATCCCGCGATGGATCGATGTGCAGCGGGTGACGTTCAAGTACGGGCTCGGTGAGGACTTCATCAACGTGTTGAAGACGCTGAAGAAGCTCGACCTGGTGTCGACCGAGCCGGTCGAGGTCCGCGGCGTGAAGGTGTCACCGCGCGATGTCGTCGCCGCAGCTCTGCCCGACCCGGCCGAACTCGGCGAGCGCATGCACGGCCGCACCTGCGCCGGCACGTGGGTGAAGGGGCTCGACAACGACGGTGCCGAGCGCGAGATCTACCTGTACCACGTGGTCGACAACGCCTGGTCGATGAAGGAGTTCGGGCATCAGGCGGTCGTGTGGCAGACGGCCGTGATGCCGGCGGTCGCGATCGAGCTCATGGCCACGGGTGTCTGGAACGCGATCGGCGTCGTCGGTCCCGAGGCGTTGCCGCCCGATCCGTTCCTCGACCTGCTCGACCAACACGGCGTCGAATGGGAGTGGACCGAGTATCGCGACCGCGCCCCGGCTCCCGAATCCGACAGCGGCGCCGCCTGA